A genomic region of Gemmata massiliana contains the following coding sequences:
- a CDS encoding 3-keto-disaccharide hydrolase: protein MFRPLLAGVFVAGLLAATGSPDSIAQDKKDAPKKPARIAIAEPTEAVKDPDFAIQGEYEGEVKTGDQTVKVGIQLVAKGDGKFFGKAYYGGLPGAGWDGKMSKVGTAERTGDKKATLKDDKGNVVGELVDGTITIKGEAIGTVKKVDRTSKTIGAKPLADAVVLFGGEGDEKNWNGGKLVTLSDGKYLDVGVTSKQKFGAFKAHVEFRLPWMPNSTGQGRGNSGVYFQNRYECQVLDSFGLSGENNECGGIYTQHKPSVNMCLPPLAWQTYDIEFTPAQFDANGKKTKNARATVYHNGVKIHDNIEFPKECPGGQKEDANPGSFQFQNHGDPVVYRNVWVVEVK from the coding sequence ATGTTTCGTCCGTTACTCGCCGGCGTGTTCGTTGCCGGTTTGCTCGCTGCTACGGGTTCCCCGGATTCGATCGCGCAAGACAAAAAGGACGCCCCCAAGAAACCAGCGCGCATTGCGATCGCGGAGCCGACTGAGGCTGTCAAAGATCCCGATTTCGCGATCCAGGGCGAGTACGAAGGGGAGGTCAAAACCGGCGACCAGACCGTTAAGGTCGGTATTCAACTGGTCGCGAAAGGCGACGGGAAGTTCTTCGGCAAAGCGTATTACGGCGGGCTCCCGGGTGCTGGGTGGGACGGGAAGATGTCGAAGGTCGGCACCGCGGAACGCACCGGTGACAAAAAAGCGACACTGAAGGACGACAAGGGGAACGTCGTCGGGGAACTGGTCGACGGCACCATTACGATCAAGGGCGAGGCCATCGGCACCGTCAAGAAGGTCGATCGCACGTCCAAGACGATCGGCGCGAAGCCGCTCGCGGACGCCGTCGTGCTGTTCGGCGGTGAGGGCGACGAGAAGAACTGGAACGGCGGGAAGTTGGTCACGCTCTCGGACGGGAAGTACCTCGACGTGGGCGTGACGAGCAAGCAGAAGTTCGGCGCGTTCAAAGCGCACGTCGAGTTCCGCCTCCCGTGGATGCCGAACAGCACCGGCCAGGGGCGCGGGAACAGCGGGGTGTACTTCCAGAACCGCTACGAGTGCCAGGTGCTCGACAGCTTCGGGCTGTCCGGCGAGAACAACGAGTGCGGCGGCATCTACACGCAGCACAAGCCGAGCGTGAACATGTGCCTGCCGCCGCTGGCGTGGCAGACGTATGACATCGAGTTCACCCCCGCGCAGTTCGACGCGAACGGCAAGAAGACCAAGAACGCTCGCGCGACGGTCTACCACAACGGCGTGAAGATCCACGACAACATCGAGTTCCCGAAGGAGTGTCCCGGCGGTCAGAAGGAAGACGCGAACCCCGGATCGTTCCAGTTCCAGAACCACGGCGACCCGGTCGTGTACCGCAACGTGTGGGTCGTCGAAGTGAAGTAG
- a CDS encoding sulfatase family protein: protein MPRLSVSCVLALAFTLPAQAAPPNVVLIVGDDQGWTDYGFMGHEHIKTPHLDKLARESLVFKRGYVPTSLCRASLATMVTGLYPHQHLMTSNDPPIPKGLTNAQAQKDAGFLKQRQEMIALFENAPTLPKLLEKEGYVSFQAGKWWEGNACRCGGFTEGMTHGDPAKGARHGDEGLKIGREGLQPVFDFLDKAQKDKKPFFVWYAPMMPHLPHNPPERLFNKYKDKTKSEFVAKYWAMCEWFDETIGDLLAKLEKSGQSENTIVIYLHDNGWIQDETSANFAPKSKRSPYDGGLRTPILVKWPGHVKSGESDRLASSVDLAPTILRAVGAEPSKGMTGIDLLDAHWVASRSELFGETFEHNAVDITKPAANLQYRWVLDGNWKLILPHESNVKDGQPELYDVTKDPTEKDNVAAKHLDKVKELTKRLDAWWKP from the coding sequence ATGCCGCGCCTCTCCGTATCGTGCGTTCTCGCGCTCGCATTCACACTCCCCGCTCAAGCGGCGCCACCGAACGTCGTGCTCATTGTGGGCGACGATCAGGGGTGGACCGATTACGGGTTCATGGGCCACGAACACATCAAGACGCCGCACCTCGATAAGCTCGCGCGCGAGTCGCTCGTCTTCAAACGCGGCTACGTGCCCACCAGCCTGTGTCGCGCGAGTCTGGCGACGATGGTCACCGGGCTTTACCCGCACCAGCACCTGATGACCTCCAACGATCCGCCCATCCCGAAGGGGCTGACCAACGCTCAGGCGCAGAAGGACGCGGGGTTCCTGAAACAGCGACAGGAGATGATCGCACTGTTTGAGAACGCGCCCACGCTCCCGAAGCTGCTGGAGAAGGAAGGGTACGTGAGCTTCCAGGCCGGGAAGTGGTGGGAGGGGAATGCGTGCCGGTGCGGTGGGTTTACCGAGGGTATGACGCACGGCGACCCCGCAAAGGGCGCTCGCCACGGCGACGAGGGGCTGAAGATTGGGCGTGAGGGGCTGCAACCCGTCTTCGATTTCCTCGACAAAGCCCAGAAGGACAAGAAACCGTTCTTCGTGTGGTACGCGCCGATGATGCCGCACCTGCCCCACAACCCGCCCGAGCGCCTCTTCAACAAGTACAAGGACAAAACGAAATCCGAGTTCGTCGCGAAGTATTGGGCGATGTGCGAGTGGTTCGACGAAACGATCGGCGACTTGCTCGCGAAACTCGAAAAGAGCGGGCAGTCCGAGAACACGATCGTGATTTACTTGCACGACAACGGCTGGATTCAGGACGAGACTTCGGCGAACTTCGCCCCGAAATCGAAGCGCTCGCCCTACGACGGCGGGCTGCGTACTCCGATCCTCGTGAAGTGGCCGGGGCACGTGAAGTCGGGCGAGTCGGACCGGCTCGCGAGTTCTGTCGACCTAGCCCCGACCATCCTGCGTGCGGTTGGTGCCGAGCCGAGTAAAGGCATGACCGGGATCGACCTACTCGACGCTCACTGGGTCGCGAGCCGTAGCGAACTGTTCGGCGAAACCTTCGAGCACAACGCGGTCGACATCACGAAGCCGGCCGCGAACCTGCAGTACCGCTGGGTGCTCGACGGAAACTGGAAACTGATCCTGCCGCACGAGTCAAACGTGAAGGATGGTCAGCCCGAACTGTACGACGTGACCAAAGACCCGACCGAGAAAGACAACGTGGCCGCGAAGCACCTCGACAAGGTGAAGGAACTAACGAAACGGCTCGATGCGTGGTGGAAGCCGTAA
- a CDS encoding translation initiation factor, with amino-acid sequence MAKVFRTTLFVSADLAKAEGARAAFDSAAGRLGMPWRGVTVAPAAFAGVEVIVPLDGSAPDGWTGRVEKWAAGDTGAAAAGLIARLLGGSDEELPPKPASPPPPAPPKKVHTVKLSRETAGRKGKGVTVVSELPLGEDALKELATQLKNKCGTGGTAKDGRIEIQGDHRDKLAQELEKLGYKVKRSGG; translated from the coding sequence ATGGCGAAAGTATTTCGTACCACTCTGTTCGTTTCCGCCGACCTCGCGAAAGCCGAGGGCGCGCGGGCGGCATTTGACTCCGCCGCCGGGCGCCTGGGGATGCCCTGGCGCGGGGTGACGGTCGCGCCGGCCGCGTTCGCGGGTGTGGAAGTGATCGTTCCGCTCGACGGCTCCGCGCCGGACGGCTGGACCGGTCGCGTCGAGAAGTGGGCGGCCGGTGACACGGGCGCTGCGGCCGCGGGTCTGATCGCACGGCTGCTTGGCGGCAGCGACGAGGAACTGCCACCCAAGCCCGCTTCCCCGCCACCGCCGGCGCCGCCGAAGAAGGTTCACACGGTAAAACTGAGTCGCGAAACCGCCGGGCGGAAGGGAAAGGGCGTCACGGTGGTGTCCGAGTTACCGCTCGGTGAGGACGCACTGAAGGAACTCGCGACGCAGCTCAAGAACAAGTGCGGCACCGGCGGCACCGCGAAGGACGGCCGAATCGAGATCCAGGGCGACCACCGCGACAAACTTGCACAGGAACTGGAGAAACTCGGCTACAAGGTGAAACGCTCTGGTGGGTAA
- a CDS encoding cell division protein FtsH, with protein sequence MEQPHDEVTAYHEAGHAVIALALGRTIHKVSVLPNRERMGECRFGRGSAKPTDDWVEREILIALGGMAAEARHTGTYATEEAGQDLRFVRRLALERKSDRQVERYEQRMLDKVEYMLADEGNWKAVQLIAAELLKHGAISGRAARHLFELVTKE encoded by the coding sequence ATGGAACAGCCCCACGACGAAGTGACCGCGTACCACGAGGCCGGGCACGCGGTGATCGCGCTGGCCCTCGGGCGCACCATCCACAAAGTGAGCGTGCTGCCGAACCGCGAGCGCATGGGCGAGTGCCGCTTTGGTCGGGGTAGCGCGAAGCCGACCGACGACTGGGTGGAGCGCGAGATCCTGATCGCGCTCGGCGGCATGGCGGCCGAGGCCCGGCACACCGGAACTTACGCGACGGAGGAAGCCGGGCAGGATCTACGATTCGTGCGCCGCCTCGCACTGGAGCGCAAGTCCGATCGCCAAGTCGAGCGCTACGAGCAGCGGATGCTGGACAAGGTCGAGTACATGCTCGCGGACGAGGGGAACTGGAAAGCGGTGCAACTGATCGCCGCGGAACTGCTGAAGCACGGCGCCATCAGCGGGCGTGCCGCACGGCATCTGTTCGAGTTAGTGACGAAAGAGTGA